TAAAAACTAATTTAGATAACTTTTTGAAAGTACTTCATGAAAATAAAATTGATGCTGAAATTATTAAAGATTTACATAATGGAATTACTTTAAAATCTAATCCAAGATCTATAAAAAATTTACCAGGATATAGTGATGGACTTTGGACAATTCAAGATAGATCTTCTCAGTGGATAGCACCGCTCTTAAATCCAAAAGAAGGTGAAAAGATTTTAGATGCTTGTGCAGCTCCAGGAAGTAAGTCTACTCACCTTGCAGAATTAACAAATGATAGTGCTGAAATAATTGCCGTAGATAGATCAGCAAAAAGATTGAAAATACTGCAATCAAATTTAGAAAGGTTAAATTTGAAATCTGTTAATACCCTTAAGGCTGATGCTACGCGTTTGATTGAATTAAATCCTAAGTTTATATCTTATTTTGATAAGATTTTATTAGATGCTCCATGTTCAGGGATTGGAACTCTTTCCAGGAATCCAGATTCTAGATGGTCTTTGAGTAAAGAAAAAATAAAGTCTTTAACTTTATTACAGGAAAAACTATTGGAGGGTATTTTCCCTCTTTTGAAAAAAGATGGTACTTTAGTTTATTCAACTTGTACTATTTGTCCTGATGAAAATAATTTATTAATTGAACGATTTATTGAAAAAAACAAAACTTTAAAATTGCTTAGCCAAAAGCAAATTTTACCTAGCTTGGATTATCCTGGTGATGGATTTTATTCTGCAATAATTTCTTATAAATCTTAAAAATATAATTTATTTTTTAACTGGAATTTTATAAATTTCAGATATAAACTGCTTCCATAAATAAGCTGCATTCCCACTAGATAATTCAGATTCCTTGTTATCGTCGTAACCTATCCAGATCCCTGTTGTAAGCTTATCAATGGAACCAATAAACCAGAGATCTTTATTTCCATCAGATGTTCCTGTTTTCCCATAAATTTTCTTTCCTTTTATAAAGGCTGCTTTTGAAGTTCCTTCTTTTACAGATTTTTCAAGAAGTTTATTTATTTTCTTGTTTATTTTTAAATCTAATATTTTCTTGGAAATAGATTTATTTTCCCAAATAGGTTGTTTTTTAAATGATTCTATTTTTTCTATGATTTCAGGGCTATGCATCTTCCCATTATTGTTTATTGCAGAATATGCATTTGTGATGTTTAAAAGATTATCTCCGTAGGCGCCAATAGCTAATGATGGGAATTCCTCAAACTCTTGCTCGTAACCTAGTCCAAATGAATTCGCTAAATTAATAATATTTTTTAAGCCGATTATTTTTGTTATTGATATTGGAACGATATTCGATGAACTTTTAAATGATTCAATCAAAGATATTGAACCTTTATAGTCTTCTGAAAAATTTTTTGGGCAATAACTTTCCCAGCATATTGGTAAGTCTTCAAATTTATCGCTTAATTTTATTCCTTCTATTAATGCAGCAGCATAAGGGATTATTTTAAAAGTAGAACCTAAAGGTCTTACAGATGAAATCACTCTATTGTATTCATTAATTGATGGATTTTTGCTGGTTATCATTGTCCTGATTAGTCCTGTGTTTGATTCGATAGATAACAGACCAAACTCAAGTTCTTTAGGCCCTGCGTATCTTGATATTTTTTGACCTTTTTCTTGCCAATCTTTGTTGATAGAAGATTTAATTCTTAAAAACTTATAATCATTTTTACTTCCAATTTTTTTATCTGTTTCCTGAAGAATAAAGTTTATTAGTAATTTATCATCTAAAAAATTATCAGCTGTTTGATAATTTAACTTTATTTTTTCTTTAATAGCCTTATTCTTATCTGCAAGAGAAATATATCCATCAACATACATTGATTCAAGAACTTTATTTCTATTTTTAATAGCTAGTTCTAAATTTTGATAAGGTGAATAAATTGAAGGAGCAGGAGCTAATCCTGCAATTAATCCGATCTCTGATAATGTCAATTCTTCTATAAATTTTCCAAAATAAACTTGGGCAGCCTCGTCTACCCCGTATGCTCCTGATCCTAGATAAATATTATTTAAATATAATTTTAAAATTTGATTTTTGTTATATCTAAATTCAAGTATGAGTGATATAAATATTTCTTTGATTTTTCTTTGAAAACTTAAATCATTATTTAGAAAAAGTAATCTAGCAACTTGTTGTGTAATCGTACTTCCTCCCTCTTTAACATAACCACTTCTAATATTTTGAATAACGGCACGAGAAATACTTTTTAAATCTATTCCATTATGTTTATAAAATCTTTTATCCTCAGAAGATATAAAAGAATGTTTTAGAAAAAATGGAATTTTATGATAACTATTATCTATTTCAAATTTGCGGCTTAATTTGCTTAATATCTTATTATCAGAAGATGATATTACGTAAGAATATTTGGTTTCCCGAGACTTTTTATTTTTAGAAACGTCAAATTTTAAGGTACTAAATATAAGACTAAAAAAATAAAAAGATATTCCAGAAAAAATTAATATTGGAATTATTAAAACAAAAGATTTGAGTTTAATCTTTTGCACCTTAAGCAACTAAAAAACTATGTCCTATCGCTAAAGCTGTAACTAACATTCCAGTTATAAGAAACGGTTGGGCACTTGCTTGATATTTGACATCAAACTTTAAAGGATCTCTTAGTAACCACATATCTTGAAATGTAATTTGTGGAATTACCAATAAAACCAAAATTACAGAGGCTAAATGTTGACCAATAATGACTAATACTACAACCATTGCTAATTGAAAAATGTCAATTAGTCCTGCACTTATTCTACTTGCATTTTTAATTCCAAATACTACTGGTAGAGAATTTAAGCCTAGCTTTGAGTCTCCTTCAACACTTTTGAAATCATTAATAACAGCAATTCCAAGTCCTGAGAGGCTATAAGCAAGTGTTAGTATCGCTGTCACGATAGTTAATTTCCCAAACAAGGCTTGTCCTGCCCACCAAGGTAAAGCTATATAAGATGCTCCTAATGCATAATTTCCAAGCCAACCATTCTGTTTTAATTTGAGTGGTGGAGCAGAATATATATAACTAACAAAGGAACCTCCTAATGCCAAAAGTAAGACGGAGGGGAAGCTGTGCTTAGCATATAAATCTAATAGAAAAGCAACTATTAAACCAGCTATAAGTAATACCCAGATTTGTATTTTTACATCTTTAATTGAAATTTTGCCAGAAGGAATTGGTCTATTTGGTTCATTAATTGCATCAATTTCTTTATCAAAAAAATCATTTATGGTTTGGGTATAACCAGCCAAAAGTGGTCCACTCATCAACATACATGCCAATGAAGCTAGAACATTACTAAATGTCCATTCAAAATTCCCACTTGCAGCTGCTCCACAAATAACCCCCCATATCAAAGGGATCCACGTTATGGGTTTCATTAACTGTATACGGAGTTTCCATATACTTGATGTTTCAGAGGCACCCTTAATTCCTAATAGTTGTTTTGGATCATTCACTTTACTCTTTAACCTTTCTCAATTTCTTCTGGGAAAAACCAATTTTGCTCACCATTCTGAAATTTTGCGGTGATCCCAATACTCCTGCCGTCTGTCATTTTATAGCCTGTTATTACGGCTTTCGGACTAGAGGATATTTGATCAATTAATTTAGCTGGTAGTCTATCTTTTACTTTGTTAATGTTAATTTTAATTTTACTACCGATTTTGGGTAATAATTTTGTTTCAGCCATAAGAGGTAAAATGGAAGCTATTATGCAAGATTAACAGCATTTGGACAATTTTTACTAAAATGGTAGCTCTTCGTTTAATTCCTTGTTTAGATGTCGCCAATGGCAGAGTCGTTAAAGGTGTAAATTTTGTTAACTTGAGAGACTCAGGAGATCCTGTTGAGTTGGCTTGTAGGTACTCTGATGAAGGGGCAGATGAATTGGTATTTTTAGATATTAGAGCAAGCGTGGAAAATAGGAATACATTAGTTGACCTTGTTTCTAGGACAGCAAAATCAGTAAAAATTCCTTTTACAGTAGGTGGAGGTATAGATTCTGTTTCTTCTATTAATGATCTTTTAAGAGCAGGAGCAGATAAAGTGAGTTTGAATTCCTCAGCTGTAAGAAATCCCTATTTAATTTCTGAAAGTTCTAGAGAATTTGGTAATCAATGCATCGTTATAGCAATTGATGCTCGAAGAAAAGTTGATAAGACTGATGAATGGGAGGTATATGTGAAAGGAGGGAGAGAAAATACTGGTATAGATGTATTAAGTTGGGCAAAGAAAGTTGAGGAGTTAGGCGCAGGGGAAATATTGCTTACTTCAATGGATGGTGATGGAACACAGAATGGATATGATTTAAATTTGACAGAATCTGTTGCAAATATTGTTGATATCCCAGTAATTGCATCCGGAGGGGCAGGTTGTTTAGAAGATATCTATGATGTTTTCAATGAAGGCAGGGCATCTGCCGCACTTTTAGCATCATTACTTCATGATAAGAAACTTACTCTACAAGAAATAAAAACTTTCCTTCTCGAAAAAAATCTTCCAATTAGACCAT
This window of the Prochlorococcus marinus XMU1410 genome carries:
- a CDS encoding transglycosylase domain-containing protein, encoding MQKIKLKSFVLIIPILIFSGISFYFFSLIFSTLKFDVSKNKKSRETKYSYVISSSDNKILSKLSRKFEIDNSYHKIPFFLKHSFISSEDKRFYKHNGIDLKSISRAVIQNIRSGYVKEGGSTITQQVARLLFLNNDLSFQRKIKEIFISLILEFRYNKNQILKLYLNNIYLGSGAYGVDEAAQVYFGKFIEELTLSEIGLIAGLAPAPSIYSPYQNLELAIKNRNKVLESMYVDGYISLADKNKAIKEKIKLNYQTADNFLDDKLLINFILQETDKKIGSKNDYKFLRIKSSINKDWQEKGQKISRYAGPKELEFGLLSIESNTGLIRTMITSKNPSINEYNRVISSVRPLGSTFKIIPYAAALIEGIKLSDKFEDLPICWESYCPKNFSEDYKGSISLIESFKSSSNIVPISITKIIGLKNIINLANSFGLGYEQEFEEFPSLAIGAYGDNLLNITNAYSAINNNGKMHSPEIIEKIESFKKQPIWENKSISKKILDLKINKKINKLLEKSVKEGTSKAAFIKGKKIYGKTGTSDGNKDLWFIGSIDKLTTGIWIGYDDNKESELSSGNAAYLWKQFISEIYKIPVKK
- the petP gene encoding cytochrome b6f subunit PetP; protein product: MAETKLLPKIGSKIKININKVKDRLPAKLIDQISSSPKAVITGYKMTDGRSIGITAKFQNGEQNWFFPEEIEKG
- the hisF gene encoding imidazole glycerol phosphate synthase subunit HisF; this encodes MVALRLIPCLDVANGRVVKGVNFVNLRDSGDPVELACRYSDEGADELVFLDIRASVENRNTLVDLVSRTAKSVKIPFTVGGGIDSVSSINDLLRAGADKVSLNSSAVRNPYLISESSREFGNQCIVIAIDARRKVDKTDEWEVYVKGGRENTGIDVLSWAKKVEELGAGEILLTSMDGDGTQNGYDLNLTESVANIVDIPVIASGGAGCLEDIYDVFNEGRASAALLASLLHDKKLTLQEIKTFLLEKNLPIRPYE
- a CDS encoding 16S rRNA (cytosine(967)-C(5))-methyltransferase, encoding MRIGYLQRKAAWEILLKVSSGDFSDHALEKVLKNYQFNPLDIAFITELSFGCIRYRKFLDLWTDHTSKINHKKQPPKLRWLLHIGLYQLLKMDKIPFPAAISTTVEVAKKTDLNGLAGTVNAILRNASRKLEKKIFPELSSDRKERISYLESFPLWLVNDLYKWVGNSEGENIIKAFNKKPSIDLRINQLKTNLDNFLKVLHENKIDAEIIKDLHNGITLKSNPRSIKNLPGYSDGLWTIQDRSSQWIAPLLNPKEGEKILDACAAPGSKSTHLAELTNDSAEIIAVDRSAKRLKILQSNLERLNLKSVNTLKADATRLIELNPKFISYFDKILLDAPCSGIGTLSRNPDSRWSLSKEKIKSLTLLQEKLLEGIFPLLKKDGTLVYSTCTICPDENNLLIERFIEKNKTLKLLSQKQILPSLDYPGDGFYSAIISYKS
- the chlG gene encoding chlorophyll synthase ChlG; the protein is MNDPKQLLGIKGASETSSIWKLRIQLMKPITWIPLIWGVICGAAASGNFEWTFSNVLASLACMLMSGPLLAGYTQTINDFFDKEIDAINEPNRPIPSGKISIKDVKIQIWVLLIAGLIVAFLLDLYAKHSFPSVLLLALGGSFVSYIYSAPPLKLKQNGWLGNYALGASYIALPWWAGQALFGKLTIVTAILTLAYSLSGLGIAVINDFKSVEGDSKLGLNSLPVVFGIKNASRISAGLIDIFQLAMVVVLVIIGQHLASVILVLLVIPQITFQDMWLLRDPLKFDVKYQASAQPFLITGMLVTALAIGHSFLVA